A portion of the Glandiceps talaboti chromosome 13, keGlaTala1.1, whole genome shotgun sequence genome contains these proteins:
- the LOC144444391 gene encoding P2X purinoceptor 5-like: MSYKAGVLTGRCVPYPGENLMTCQIRAWCPTERDVKPGPRKDRPVLYDAAKFTVFIKNPVQYPTLDHRQTNVLQTDDGDVFLKNCHFDPSNETLQFCPIFGIGEMVEWAGQDFEQMAMKGGSIAINIDWTCHLTSNSICIPKYSFKRIDSVNGLGHNFRFSYKYKDDGVEYRTLTKAYGIMFEITITGQGSRFSFWKMLVSVGALLTYLSIAACLEKGLFGLTLTLPCSDKNQKEYVSDRTTEVVTERVNWTCTRENWGKFCPCSEQDSAEEVYGVENRDATTSTS; encoded by the exons ATGTCCTATAAAGCCG GTGTCTTAACCGGAAGATGTGTTCCATATCCTGGTGAAAACCTGATGACATGTCAAATTCGTGCATGGTGTCCAACTGAAAGAGATGTAAAACCTGGTCCAAG GAAGGATAGACCCGTGCTATATGACGCTGCCAAATTTACGGTGTTTATCAAAAATCCCGTACAATATCCAACCCTCGATCACAGACA GACAAATGTTTTACAAACAGATGACGGAGACGTCTTTCTGAAGAATTGCCATTTTGACCCGTCAAATGAAACATTGCAATTTTGTCCAATCTTTGGAATTGGCGAGATGGTAGAATGGGCTGGTCAAGATTTTGAGCAAATGGCAATGAAG GGTGGATCTATTGCCATTAATATTGACTGGACGTGTCATCTAACCAGTAACAGTATCTGTATACCTAAGTATAGTTTTAAACGTATTGACTCCGTCAACGGATTGGGACATAATTTCAG ATTCTCCTACAAGTACAAAGATGATGGTGTTGAATACCGTACCCTGACGAAAGCATATGGtattatgtttgaaataactATTACAGGCCAAGGAAGCAGATTTAGCTTTTGGAAAATGCTTGTCAGTGTTGGTGCCTTACTTACATACCTTTCCATC GCTGCATGTCTTGAGAAGGGACTCTTTGGATTAACCCTCACCTTACCATGCAGCGATAAAAATCAGAAAGAATATGTAAGTGATCGCACAACTGAAGTTGTCACGGAGAGGGTGAACTGGACTTGTACGAGAGAGAACTGGGGTAAATTTTGTCCATGCTCGGAACAAGACTCTGCTGAGGAAGTATATGGTGTGGAAAACCGTGATGCGACAACCTCCACCAGCTAA